The following nucleotide sequence is from Bos indicus x Bos taurus breed Angus x Brahman F1 hybrid chromosome 26, Bos_hybrid_MaternalHap_v2.0, whole genome shotgun sequence.
ACAGAACACACAGCGCATTTTAGATGAGAAACTTACCCACTCTCTGTCCGTGGTGTTTGGGACAAAGTCTAAGATAATAAGGCCTCGCATGCTCACTGGGTTCCATAGACGTTATTCCCTTTGGACCTCTCCAGCATCCCTGATGCTAAAGCCAGGGAGGGGAGGGTTGTTCCATTGTTACGATGCAGATGGAGAAATTCAGAGAGGTGTGCTGGCTGCCTGGTGTCACACAGAGATGAGGGCCAGAGACCAGCACAGAGTCCAAAGCCCGTCCTGGCTTGGTGGAGGTGGGCCCCAGCACGCTACTCTCCAGATCTTTTCCGCTGACCCCTTTTAATGGCTCGAGTCCTTTTCAGCGTACTCTCCAGTACAGATGTAACCAGTTGAGAAGGTTTAACACCTTGGTCTTGTAAGGAGCACGTACAGGCTATTGTGTGAAATTTCTCTGAATTTGGGATACGACCGATGGTGAGTTTTACTTTCTAAAACACAAGAGAGAAGAACATTAAATGGCTAAAGATTATCCTTAGGACTGTTGATTCTCAATTTCAGTCTGTCCTCATTCACACCCTGTGAAGCTGGTTTTGAAGAAAATCTGGGCAGGAAAAAGCCAGGATGACCTTATATATTCAGGGGGAAGATGGGTTTTTATTCTCTGGCCTCCACTGGCCTGAGACTTCAGGGCAGATTCCAGAGTACACTGGggtttcctgggtggtgctagtggtaaagaatctgcctgccaatgcaggagatgcaagagatgcgtgttcgatccctgggtcgggaagatgccctggaggaggaaaatggcaacccattacagtattattgcctgaaaaattccatccacaagaggagcctggtggctacagtccatgggctcgcaaagggtcagacatgactgagcaactgaacacgcacacacaatCAGAATACATTAATCCTGTCCAGAAAGGCCTATTTGTAccaagaattaaaaagcctcttgaaaccGGAGCACTAGACAGGACCAGACTCTGacaaaattgagaggaaactgaagctctctCTGTTTTTCCTGCAATCTAGCATCTCCTCCCCTTCTACACTCacattctctcccctccccaaccccagcccctgctcaccccaaaTTCCTATTTCCATCAACTTCATGTCTCAAGGATGGAATATGCGTCTGCTTGGTTCAACTATTCTAAGACATTATCAGTCTTTGACTACCCTCTCTAGGCTCCCCTTGTGGtccagagggtaaagaatctgcctgccaatggaggagacccagatttgatccctgttgggaagatcccctggagaagggaatggctacccactccagtatttttgcctggagatttccaaggacagaggagcctggtgggctacagtccatggggctccaaagagttagacactactgagagactaacacacacacacacacacacacacacacttttggtTCCACATTTCCCCTCTTCCAACATTATTTTCCTTCCAGGGACCagctatttgaatttttaaaaggaccAGGTATTCATTTTTAACATAAAGGAATAGATCAAGAATGGTGGGGTAAGCAAGTTGGGGGATTTTTTGACCTTCCAATAATCATGTCAGTGAACACCCCGTATTTCTCAATAGCAcacaggagaaagtgaagaggcagaaAGGGCCCAAAACAAACGTTGTCCGCCACTCTCTGCAAGTGAGTGCACAGTGTAGAAGGCAGTCTTGATAAACTGCAGTCAGCGATGCCCAGGTGGAGTTCCTGGATCTGCTCCCAGGAAAAAACCCTTTTCTTGGCTTCAGAGTTGATGCCTGGGTCTCTGGATCAGAGTGTTGTTTGGTAACTTTCAGAAGATTATATTAAACATGTGGCCTCAGTGTGGGTTTTTGGCAGAGGAAATATATCACAGTTACTAGATTGTTGAGCTGGACTCCTGAAAGCTCCCTCTTTTTCCACCACACAAACTCCTATCCTAGGCTTCAAAACCCAAGCCAAGCATCCTTTTCTCTGAGACACCTTTCTGGCCTCCCTCAAATAGATTAACTTCATTTTtcctctgtgatcccatggcccTCTGCTCATATCTCAAGGCACACACTGTACCTGTAACATATCTGTTTTATCCACTAATCTGCAAGCTCTTTAAACTCAAAGATCATTTTTGTAGCTCTAGGACCTAGCAGAGAATCCAGCATACAATAGATGTTTGATAAATGGCGAGTGAGcaaatgaataaaggaatgaatgagtcCTTGCTCTAAAACTATTTATGTATCGTAAAGAACTCACTCATTCTTCCTAAGTTTCCCCATTTAGACAGTAGGGGCAGAACAATTTGTCTAACCAACCAGGTTATTGTGTGATGTAGATGAGATAAGACATATTTAATCATAAACTCTCAGAGCTGGAAGAAATTTGAGAGATCTTCCAATAGAGcagtttttagaaattttaagcCAAGTCACTATTTCCTCAAGGTAAGATAACAGGAAATTCAAAcgtgaaaaaataatgaaaaatatacccTACTCTCTATAGTTGAGGCCCTGAACACtgtccctttcctctcctctcctcctgtctttGTCTCAGGGGTCCAAGAAGTACAGTTTGAAAATCAACCCTCTCTCACTTTAGAGAGAAGAAACTCAAATTCACTTGTCAGAGAAGGAAGTGACCTTCCCAAGGTCATGTGGCtcatcagaaataaaataagaccAGGAAAGGGATAACGACTCTGGGACTTACAAACAGGCAGAAACATGACGAGCCTTTTAAGGACATGTGtacatgtgaccccatggactgtagtccgccaggctcttctatcccatggtattttccagacaagaacactggagagggttgtcatttcctactccaggggatcatcccgatccagggcttgaacctgcgtttcctgcatctcctgcattggcaggtgggttctttaccactagcgccacctgggaagcccaattagtcATTATCCCtaatttcacagaagagaaaattgaAGCACCATTTGGTTCAAGGAGGTGGGATGTAAAGCCTGTCTGATATCTCTGCAAGCTCTTTTTTGCCAGGTCATGCTGAGTCTGAGGTCTTGAACCCAGCTGTTTCAGTCTCCTAGCCCAGGGCTCCCTCCAAATAGTACTTtatacaaaacaattttaaaagggtTCTAAAATAACATTCTTGTTATTTAGATGTATAGTATGAAGTGTTATTTACACTTCTGATTCTCTTATTTACATTCGGCGGCTGAGGACTGAAACATCTCATTTGTCTTCGGAGTATTGTTCAGATGCCAACCAAGGCCTTGCTCTTGTTCTTTCTTGCCCTGTCCAGAGCCAATCAGCAACACTCACCTCCCTCCGGATGGACCGGCTGAGAAACAAGGAGACCTCCTCCAGGCTCTGGGGCTTCAGGTCATTCACGGCCAAAAGGTGATCTCCATGGAAAAATAAGCATCCCAGGCGTGGGGGGGCATCCCACTGAGCCACACTGCAACGAGGGTACAGCATCCAACACAAGTGTGAGACGGCGCCCGCTGGGAATGCCAGGCACAGATGGGGGCACAGATTGGGCTCCTCACTCTAGTCTATTCTACCACTACTGTTACTAATTTCTTTAGCTGCGTTTCACCATATCTGAAACAATCaaactccttttactatttggaatattttttcctctgtcaTTACTCTACCAGCCTGAACCTTCTTCCAAAGTCCTATTCCAAAGTGTGCTACCTCTGCAAAGCCCTTGTCACACTTCCTTTAGCTTAATTAATCTCTCCTGCCTctggatttggagaaggcaatggcaccccactccagtactcttgcctggaaaaccccatggatggcggagcctggtgggctgcagtccatggggttgctagagtcggacacgactgagtgacttcactttcacttgtcactttcatgcattggagaaggaaatggcaatccactccagtgttcttgcctggggaatcccagggacaggggagccgggtgggctgccgtctatggggtcgcacagagtcggacacgactgaagcgacttagcagcagcagcagcctctgggTTTCTATTGTATTGTGTGGGCCCCTCActtattgtatatttaaataaaatgcgattttatatttacttgtttatgtAGCTGTCTTTTCCACCAGGCTTTGAGACCCTAGGCATGTGGTACCAccgttaaaatatttttataatcctaTAAACAGAAGATGCTAAGTATTTATTGAAAGTGGGTACATAATGATTACACAATGAATGGCCAATGAACACATAAATGAATTAACAGATGAGCAAGCTCAGACACAGAGAAGTCTATAGTTCCTGTCAAATACTGTGTTCAGCCCTGGATTGTGGGAAGTCTGGAAAAATGGCAAGCTATGGTTCCTTCCCTCtaataaaattataagacagtTGACACGTGATGTTTACATTAGCAAGcttttttctcttataaaacTCATCTTCCGTCAAAATGAGTTACAAAGTCTTAAAAAGAATATAGAGTCAAATAAACAGTGGTCATTCTAAGGAAATTCTCTGCCACACAGGCTTCTGTGTCTGAGTTTCCTGACCAGCGGGTGTTTAGCTGATGTCTGGACATCTTCTACCCGGGCATGCTGTTTTCTTTTAGATCTTAGATTCTTGTTGACCTCAGtaacttcattcattcataaaataatCACTGATCATTGATTGGCAATGATTTCCTTGGACCATACATATCCCTGCCGACTtcaaaacagcagaaatttaccGTTTCCTGGAACTTTGGGTCCTTCTATACCCACCTACCCTCAGCTGACTCTCCTATACAGCGATATTCTCAAAGACCCTTTGTGACAACTgcatggaggaaggcatggcaacccactccagtatttttgcctggagaaccccatggacggacgagcctggcaggcaatagtccataggtttgcacagagttgggcatgactgaagggaATCTGCATGCTTGCATGACAACAACGACACAAGTCCAAGTTCTCCAGTCAGTTTTGCCACATACAGTACTTCAAGATATAATTCTTGCTTTCATATCATCCAACCCCATTTATAATCAATAACCCTCAAATCTCCTACCTACCATATCCGTCCTGCAGCTTCTTTGAGAACAAGATAAGTTTTGatgtcaggaagagaaaggaacacGTTCAGTTTCTGCACTTGGCTTTCATCTGGGATATTACTGTAAAATAAGATGTTTGCAAAAATCAGGCAGCTATCACAGGCTCTGATCTACACTTTCCGAGTGGACTTTGGGCTCTGACACCTGAGAGGGTATTGTCCAGTTAAAGATTATCTAAAACATTTGGAGAAGAACATAGATTTAAGTTCCGCATCAATGCCTTCCCTCATCCCTCCTGGAATGGGTTCATGACGGTGGacaatgaaaaagaagtaaaaattggACTAAATTCATTATGTATCACATCAGATTGCACATTTCTCCACTGAAGGAGACACCAGAAAGAGTTAAAATTGAGAGCAATCTCATCAAATTGTTCTTGGCATCATTTAAAACCTAACTGATCTCCCCTTCTAGTCTATAACCAAACCTGACATGGCTTGCATGCCCATAATTTTAATAGTAAAATCTGGGTGATGTGCTAACCTGATCAGAATGATCCAAAATTCCAGAATCTGAAAAACCAGCTaacagagaatttttaaaaagtatttgaaatcaCCACCCACAGCCCAGGGACCACTGTATTCCCAGCTCTGGTACGTACTGTCCTTAGCCACCACTTCAGTGACAAGGCCAAGGTCAGATTCTTGGCCAAGTTGGAGATTTTTAGGAACTGCTTGAAAATGTGAATTCTGAGTACAAAAGGAAGTTTGCCTTGCTCTATGGGCCCATAAAGTTTTAGAAATGAAGACTTTACTTGATTAATATGGACAATTGCACAACAGTTAGTGAGGCCGACTGCGTTGCGTCATTCGTGGTCTGTGCTTCGGAATTGTCAGGTGGAAGATAAAAGTGAGTTCCTGAGGCTTGTTCTTGCTGATGAAGCTCCCCATTCTGGATCTCTGCCAGGGGCTGAAATTCCTCTTTGCCATCAACAGACTCAAGGGACAGCTCTTTGAGAAGACTAGAGCATAAGAAGTTAACACAAAAGTTTTCTCAGCATGTCTGTCTACAACTTTCCACGGTGTGCGAATCAGATTTAAGTAGCTAAAGCCGTGTAAAAATTAACAGTGTTTGAAGTATATCCAACCAGCAGAATCCCAACCACAGTCAGAATTAAATCCAATAGAATTCCCTTCTAAAAATGGATATGGAATCAAAATAGCTCTTTACATTGGGACAGTTTGGAGACAGAAGTCAGAGTGTGAGAGATGTGAATACAAAATAGGAAAGAACTGCCCCACAAGACAGAAAATGTCCCAAGGATGTCACTAAGCATGTTGCCCCACAAGACAGAAAATGTCCCAAGGATGTCACTAAGCATGTTTTCTATAGGTAGGGAAACCATTCtcactttttcttgttttgagaTGAATAATATGCTGAATTTGGTCTACAGTAACGCATCTGTATTATTACATCAGCCCTTGAAATGAACTGACAGCAATTGTCATTGAATAGCACATTAGCTAAGAGCAAATTTTAGAGTATGGCAGTTTTACTTACCAGGATTTCATTGACAAGTAATGACACTCAGCTGTCTTGGAGACCTTGTCTGGACTACGAGGTCCAATGGGGTCCGTGAGTTCACCAGAATCATTGGGAGCAATATTACCCAACTACAGAAAAGAGGCAGAGATGTAAGGACGCAAGTCTACCAATAAGCCTGGTACCTTGTGCTGCCTCCTGATGGCTTTGGTCCCTGAAACTGTAAGTACGTCTACCATCGAATGAACAGTGGTGCTTGTTCTGGGAGAACAAACCAGTAAAGTTTCTGCAGACTCAGAGTTCGTTTTCTTCTCTTGGGTTCCCCACGCTCCTGATACAGGTGCATACTGGACTcaattgctatttattttttcgTTTCATCATTAGGCAGTTAATGACATGAACTCTTTTTCTCCCAACCAGTGCTATTATAGAATAATATCACCTGGGCCAAAGGCTCTGACACACGCAGGGCTGGCCTCTCTCTGTAGAGAGCAGGCTACTGTGCTCACAGGCAGGCAAATTGCTTCAAGGGGCTGTGAAGGTCCTAGAAAATACTGCCCTCTGGGGGCTCCCCACCAAGGTGGTCAGAACTGAGTCATTTGGGACAATGGTTTCTCAAAATTCCCTGAGGGCTTTCGATGGCCTACCTAAAAAATCATCAACCATTATTACAACACTTCATTCCAGACAAGCCAGTCTTCCCACTGTGCCCCTTATCCATTTCATGCCATTttctttgcctggaatgccccctttcccctctgtctgtgtgcatgctaattgcttccatctctttgagaccctgtggacctcagcctgccaggctcctctgtccatgggattctatggGCAAGAAAACTggcttccaggggatcctcccaacccaggaatcaaacccgagtctcttatatctcctgtattagcaggcagattctttaccactagctccacctgggaagccctcccttcTGTCTAATGATGCTGTATTCAGGCCTGGCCTGAGGTCTTTCTGATCACATTAGCCACTGccaacctttcccttctctgaactTCTTTAGCACAGTTGTTACACTTAATTTTTGTAACCgtcttccagtttttttttttttttaagattactttTTTGAGATGGactctttttaaagtctttagtgaatttgttacaatattgtttctgttttatgttttggttttttgggcgCAAGGCACATGCGATCCTAGCTCCCGATCAGGGCTAGAACCCACACTCCCTtcactggaaggcgaagtcttaaccactggactgccagggaagtcaccaGCTTAGTTTTATTTGCCTTACTAGACTTTGCATCTCATAAAGTACCTAGAAAATGCCAGACATTATAGCTTAGTGTTCATATCACCTGACCGGTTGGTTCGACTGTCATGAAAAGACTGGTTGTCGTCACTGTGTCCCAAAGAGCTCAGCTGTGAAAAAACCTGGGGTAAAGCAGGGTCCTGGGGTCACATGCTGTGCGCTGTGTTCTGGTTGGCTGTTGATAATGCACCACTGCATGCTAAAGGCACAGAGAATTCTACACGAAAGAAGCTTGTGTAAATTACTTTGATTTACTGTTTCTAGAACGTACTTGACCTCAGAATGCTTCCTTCATATGAACACATGTCATCATCTTGCAGAAACACCACTCCCCCTGGTTTGAGAactgctgccccctccccccaattcTGTCTTCCTACCTTccatttccattctcttctctccacTGTCCACCTTAAATGTAGCTCTTAGGTTAatagtgagtgctcagtcgtgtctgactctttacgaccccagggactgtagccttccagcctcctctatccatggaattttccaggcaagaatactggagtgggttgccatttcctactccaggggatcatccgaacccaggggttgaacctgtgtctcctgcattggcaggtggattctttaccactgagccacctgtgaagcccggGGTTAGCAGTCCTAGAAGATAATTTGGTTTTGCTCTTTCCTGATTGAGAAGCTGCTACTGCCCCCTGTGTTGCCTGTAGCATGAAGTCAACTTGGCATTCATAATCCGTCATGGTCTGACTGAGTCTTTTTActgctttttgtgtgttttccccCAATAGGTCACTTGTTAGTATTAGGTTAGGGCTAAGCTAAACTATTCATCACACCCATATCAAATGCTATTTTGTATCTTGAAGCTTTCCCTGACTCCAGTGGAGACagaaaacctatttttttttttcctagtgccTCCagggctctttttaaaaaaaaaataatattgacatatatttatgtcagctttattgacatatagctgatttgcaatgttatgttaatttctactgtacagcaaagtgattcagttatatattatataagtacattctttttcatattcttcaccTTTACGGCTTATCACGGGTTATTGAATACTGTCTCCTGTGCTATACTACAGGGCCTTGCTGTTTGCTTCCAGAGCTCTCTgaccacacctctgctggagcATCGACCTGTAAGACTGGTAAGACTGTGAGCTCggtgggggaaggggggcagGCATGATGTCAGGTCCTTCCTGGCAGCCACCACGCCTAGCACAGGCCAGGATTAACACACAGAAGGCTCTCAGTAGGGGCTTCCGAATGATCAATATGCTGATTGGCACATACCGCACAGTTTCTCACCCAAGAATATTGGGTCTGTTCATATTTATTGTTTCTATCCAGAAATACTCCTCAGGTCAACCCCTCAAGTCTAAATTTCGCCTGGCATATAAGGCCAAATGTCATCTCCATGGAACCTTCCCTGGCCTCTGTCTGAAAGTCAGCTCCCCCTGCCTCCCACGCCTCAGGCCCTCTGAGCATTTTATAAGCATCTCTCTTCAGCATGGAGACTTTTCTGTCGTGTGTCCTGGTTAGCTTCTATCAAAGTGTCAACACTGTGAGCGCGTCACCTGTGTCTGCTTCGGAACCTAGTCTGAGTGCCTGGTaggggctcagtaaatatttgtagaagGAATAAATGACTGATGGGTGGGAGAGGTTACCTCTAAAAGAATGCTCCGAGGACTAATATAATGGCTGTCTTCTTCTGAATCTTCAGagatttctgatgagaagtcatGCGATAGGCGAGCTTCTCTGAGTCCTGGAGACTGTTCTTTCACTAAACGCTGAATCAAGAGATCAAGACAGAatgaatgctttttctttttctttgcaacaGACAGAATTAAGCCACATATTTTCTGGAAAAGGCATAATAGAGTAACTGGGTTGGGAACACCTGAGGATCTTCCAGGGTTATATCCAGAAGCCCATATGACTTAAACCTGCTTTCTATCACCACTGATAGAAAATTATAAGCGCATCtttcaggcttttctctactATTGGGTCCTGGAACTCAGAACAAGTGATTCTCTCTGGTGCGTGGTGTTCTAAGTCACTAAGCTCTGCCGCAGAATCCTCACTCTCATCTTTTCCTGCTTTTCAGTGCCATCTGAGAAGGTAAGCAGCCTAGAGGCAAGACACTgcgtcttttcactttctgcccaaTATTCCTCTTCTGTGTTCGGCTTCTATACCTCTATTGTTTCCAATGCAATTTTTTAGCTTTGATCTTGTGATAGTATGAATTATAAGCCTTCAAGGTGATCTAGGTTCCACCAATTATTGCTTCCCTCCCTCATAGATACAGAACATTCTGCAAAGTAGCTGCTTTGCGTGGCAGAAAAATTGTTGTAATTCAGTTCTTTCAAGAACAATGCCTTAGAGCAAGAGCGGGGGAGGTGGGtttgaaaaaaaaccctgaatgttCTCTAGGAAGTCCTTGAaagaaagtgacttttttttaaaagatgtatttaagTTGTGTCCATTTTTCTAGCTCCAAGCTCATGGAGCCAGGCCATGCTGAATTGAGGATGAGGAAGGGTTCCCATTCTATTTTggaaacaacaaccacaacagcTCCCAACAATGTAGGTGGTACCCTTAATGGGAACTGATTGGAACACACCGCAAAACAGACAAAATGACCAATAACATTATCTTTAGAGAGAAGGGTATGGACGTTGAAAAGCAGGAGGGCAAGAGGCATTTATAGAAAAGAGTTATCCTTCTCAGTCTTTATTCCTATCACCCTTATGACAAATCCCAAGTGAAGTATTTGgcttggtgcatttgatatgctacaaaaagcttttaaaatagttGGAGAGCTTCCAACTAGATAAAACAGGAGGCTAGGTCCTGTTGAGATGTGCCTGGtacccaggggaaaaaaaggggaaaaaaaagagaatgccAATGGTAACATCTCTAAGGCACAAAATAGCATCCATGGCAGAAGAAAACAACATTCAGCCTGTTTGTTAATAATATCCAAAACTAGGAAGCCTGCAAATCTAAGAAAGCTGAGGCATAATTACAAATCACTTTCAAGGGGCAGATGTAGTATAATTTTTTCCTCAAGTGGATTTCATTAGAAATGAAGttgaagtcacacacacacacacacacacacagaagtaagACTGATTTGGGTGAATACACGAAATTAATAAGAATCTGATTTTGCCTCAAGAGTACAAATGGTCAAGTGGtgtttggggaatttttttttagaagtaaTCTTTGCCCTGTGAAAGGAAAGAGGAGGTTGCCAGCCAGGCTTTTGTTTAGCTGAAGGATCTCCATCCAATGCGGATACGTACCTGGATGTGTATCAAGGAGCATCCAAAATGAAAGAATACATTTAGAGGTAGGCAGGGCATGCAGTGAGGCTTATCATGGTAGGTGGAACAGACTAAATAAAGGATAGATCCTAGGACCAAAAATCATTCATGATGGGTTAGGCTTTGAGGAAGATGTCAAATACAATTGACTTCTGAATCAGCTAGCTCCAGGCATGGTGTCCTAACAAAGAGGGGTAAGTCTGATTACCATGTCTGGAAGACTGTTTCTTGCTATGGTGGCGCTGACAGCCTCTGGCATGCGGAAAGGTCCAAGGAGAGGGTCTGAAGAGGGCCTTTTATCACCTGATGAGAGTTTCTCCTGCTTATGAAAAAGGAATATTGGAATCAGGGCACaattgatccctggtctagaatGAAGCAACCGCCTGGTCTTGGGGTCTTTGCTCCCAGTCTTTGACCGCTAGCATTTATACTGCTGGTCAGCCTGCTCCCATTAAGATTAAAGCTGATCTTGTCCCTCTCCTGTTTCCAGACCCTTGAGGACTTCCAGCCTGGCCTTCAGAGATGCTCTGAGTTTCCCTGTCTTTTCAACCCTATATCCCTCTGTACCCTTCTCTCTAATCATCTGAGTTCTTACAGACACACCcttgctttccctttctccttggcCTCTGCTTTTGTTGTAAGCATAGGACAACCTAGAAACCATGTCAAAATGGTACCTAGAGGCCAGTTTCATTAATAAAGGTCTGTCTTAAGAAAAGcgaagtgagaagtgaaagtcgctcagtcgtgtccaactctttgagaccccatggactgtatagtccaggccagaatactggagtgagtagcctttcccttcttcaggggatcttccccacccagggattgaacccaggtctcccacattgcaggtgtattctttaccagctgagccac
It contains:
- the PLEKHS1 gene encoding pleckstrin homology domain-containing family S member 1 isoform X2 yields the protein MERKPQKSSGKQFTFYYEKEVCKQDYFIKSPPPQLFFSATSWKKRFFILSKSGEKDFSLSYYKDHHHRGSIEIDRNSSVEVGIRNHEKMQSVQKMFKCHPDEVMSIKTTNREYFLIGSDREKIKDWVSFLSSLCQDIKAAHQNTEEKLSSGDKRPSSDPLLGPFRMPEAVSATIARNSLPDMRLVKEQSPGLREARLSHDFSSEISEDSEEDSHYISPRSILLELGNIAPNDSGELTDPIGPRSPDKVSKTAECHYLSMKSCLLKELSLESVDGKEEFQPLAEIQNGELHQQEQASGTHFYLPPDNSEAQTTNDATQSASLTVVQLSILINNIPDESQVQKLNVFLSLPDIKTYLVLKEAAGRICVAQWDAPPRLGCLFFHGDHLLAVNDLKPQSLEEVSLFLSRSIRREKVKLTIGRIPNSEKFHTIACTCSLQDQGVKPSQLVTSVLESTLKRTRAIKRGQRKRSGE
- the PLEKHS1 gene encoding pleckstrin homology domain-containing family S member 1 isoform X1; translated protein: MERKPQKSSGKQFTFYYEKEVCKQDYFIKSPPPQLFFSATSWKKRFFILSKSGEKDFSLSYYKDHHHRGSIEIDRNSSVEVGIRNHEKMQSVQKMFKCHPDEVMSIKTTNREYFLIGSDREKIKDWVSFLSSLCQDIKAAHQNTEQEKLSSGDKRPSSDPLLGPFRMPEAVSATIARNSLPDMRLVKEQSPGLREARLSHDFSSEISEDSEEDSHYISPRSILLELGNIAPNDSGELTDPIGPRSPDKVSKTAECHYLSMKSCLLKELSLESVDGKEEFQPLAEIQNGELHQQEQASGTHFYLPPDNSEAQTTNDATQSASLTVVQLSILINNIPDESQVQKLNVFLSLPDIKTYLVLKEAAGRICVAQWDAPPRLGCLFFHGDHLLAVNDLKPQSLEEVSLFLSRSIRREKVKLTIGRIPNSEKFHTIACTCSLQDQGVKPSQLVTSVLESTLKRTRAIKRGQRKRSGE